The genomic stretch GTGCTGGCATTAACATGTATAATTGTTTTTTTAGCGGTTTTTCTTTCTACAAAATATGTTTCATTGGGTTCTATAATCACAGCTATACTCTACCCTATTCTTTCAATAATTATATTCAAAGCAGAATTTATTTCATTAATATTCTTTTCGCTGCTTGTAGCTGTAATTGTACCTTTAACTC from Bacteroidales bacterium encodes the following:
- a CDS encoding glycerol-3-phosphate acyltransferase — its product is VLALTCIIVFLAVFLSTKYVSLGSIITAILYPILSIIIFKAEFISLIFFSLLVAVIVPLTHYKNIERLLKGEESKIDFRKKKSTTANNNK